The following coding sequences lie in one Methanopyrus sp. SNP6 genomic window:
- a CDS encoding DUF2100 domain-containing protein encodes MTRVERLEELLSRAVSQRSERITVVTDVDELRLDEEVVRRIVHRAVELDHALVESAPEHVLRGERAREVAKALDEILRSVLEFVGIEEETERDLDDLFKDSVLVVVRGRERKALRELVDAPIVQTGGPLVPEDYRKVNPNLPEKLPEGLVKSVERARRELEEYVRKSRAKRLVLVREEDDRVGEVLEEELPEVAEELGIDHEVIVVPDFTELSPSDLLSGGRNEHERY; translated from the coding sequence TTGACACGGGTTGAAAGGCTCGAAGAACTCCTCAGTCGCGCTGTCTCCCAGCGGTCAGAACGTATAACGGTTGTCACGGACGTCGACGAGCTTCGGCTGGACGAAGAGGTCGTCCGAAGGATCGTTCACCGAGCCGTAGAGCTGGACCACGCACTAGTCGAGTCCGCTCCGGAACACGTGCTACGCGGTGAAAGGGCTCGGGAGGTAGCCAAAGCGTTGGATGAAATTTTACGATCAGTTTTAGAGTTCGTCGGCATCGAGGAGGAGACAGAGCGTGACCTAGATGACCTGTTCAAGGATTCCGTGCTAGTAGTGGTAAGGGGGCGAGAGCGTAAAGCCCTGAGAGAGCTCGTAGACGCTCCGATCGTGCAGACCGGAGGGCCGCTGGTGCCGGAAGACTATCGGAAGGTAAACCCCAACCTGCCTGAAAAACTACCCGAGGGGCTAGTGAAATCCGTCGAGCGGGCCCGAAGGGAGCTCGAGGAATACGTCCGGAAATCTAGGGCCAAACGCCTCGTTCTAGTGCGCGAAGAGGATGACCGCGTCGGCGAAGTCCTCGAGGAGGAGTTGCCCGAAGTGGCCGAGGAACTTGGGATCGATCACGAGGTGATCGTCGTCCCGGACTTCACAGAATTATCGCCGTCCGACCTGCTGTCGGGGGGACGAAATGAGCATGAGCGATATTGA